The following proteins come from a genomic window of Nicotiana tomentosiformis chromosome 12, ASM39032v3, whole genome shotgun sequence:
- the LOC138903702 gene encoding purine permease 1-like — MEDKGLSTNMRRILLVINCLILAVGICGGPLMMRLYYVEGGSRVWLSSWLQTAGWPLTLIPLAILYFYRRKVEGSNAKFYFITPRIFIASFVIGVVTGLDDFLYSWGGSKLPVSTSSLLLAAQLAFTSVGAFFIVKLKFTPYSINAVILLTVGAVLLGVRSNGDRPEGVTSKAYILGFMMTLLAAALYGVILPCIELIYLKAKQVITATLVLEIQMVMCFAATAFCTVGMIANNDFQAMSREAKQFNLGEARYYTVIVWTSIIWQCFFVGVIGVIYCSSSLMSGVMIAVLLPVTEVLAVVFFRENFSGEKGLALFLSLWGFVSYFYGEFRQTKKQKNKSPQIEMKTTHTESV; from the exons ATGGAAGATAAAGGATTAAGCACCAATATGAGGAGAATCCTCCTAGTGATTAACTGTCTAATACTCGCTGTTGGTATTTGTGGTGGCCCTCTAATGATGCGTCTATATTATGTCGAGGGAGGTTCAAGAGTATGGCTTAGCAGTTGGTTACAAACTGCTGGATGGCCACTCACCCTTATACCTCTTGCCATCCTATACTTCTATCGTCGAAAAGTAGAAGGCTCTAATGCCAAGTTTTACTTCATAACACCCCGAATTTTCATTGCATCATTCGTCATTGGCGTTGTCACTGGTCTTGATGATTTTCTCTATTCGTGGGGCGGGTCAAAACTTCCTGTGTCAACTTCTTCACTTCTTCTTGCTGCTCAACTTGCCTTCACGTCAGTAGGTGCTTTCTTCATAGTGAAGCTGAAGTTCACACCCTACTCTATCAATGCAGTGATTCTGTTGACAGTTGGTGCTGTTTTATTGGGTGTTCGATCTAATGGTGATCGACCAGAAGGTGTGACAAGTAAAGCCTATATTCTTGGTTTTATGATGACACTTCTGGCAGCAGCTTTGTATGGAGTCATTTTGCCTTGTATTGAGTTGATTTATTTGAAGGCAAAACAAGTTATTACTGCTACGCTGGTATTGGAGATTCAGATGGTCATGTGTTTTGCCGCTACTGCTTTTTGCACTGTAGGAATGATCGCCAATAACGACTTTCAG GCAATGTCAAGAGAGGCAAAACAATTTAACCTCGGAGAAGCAAGATATTATACAGTGATAGTATGGACTTCTATAATTTGGCAATGCTTCTTTGTGGGTGTTATTGGAGTCATTTACTGCTCTTCTTCTTTGATGTCTGGGGTTATGATCGCGGTTTTACTTCCGGTTACTGAAGTATTAGCTGTAGTTTTTTTTAGGGAaaatttttcaggtgaaaaagGCCTTGCTCTTTTCCTTTCTCTTTGGGGTTTCGTGTCATACTTCTACGGAGAGTTCAGACAAACAAAGAAGCAGAAGAACAAAAGTCCACAAATTGAGATGAAAACAACGCATACTGAGTCTGTTTGA